In Rhinolophus ferrumequinum isolate MPI-CBG mRhiFer1 chromosome 7, mRhiFer1_v1.p, whole genome shotgun sequence, the following proteins share a genomic window:
- the FAM151B gene encoding protein FAM151B — MAATPGGPGSWSENILEYFLRNNQITTEDGAQITWYHAANHKAQVEEALKSTAHMIEADVLLPSDGSEHGQPIMAHPPETHSDNTLQEWLTEVMKSNKGIKLDFKSLAAVAPSMLLLENVKRHLKRPVWINADILPGPNGNSRVVDAKPFVDTVTSFFPDVTFSLGWTTGWHPEKVNEGYSWTMVKEMEYICSELNQPVTFPVRAALVRQSCSQLLWLLRNSNRYSLTVWTGKNDNYSIDDLLCIRNHFDRKQVFYDILEPQNHEFKQTIGIKVNL; from the exons ATGGCAGCGACCCCTGGGGGCCCGG GATCTTGGAGTGAAAATATACTGGaatattttctgagaaataaCCAGATCACAACAGAAGATGGCGCTCAGATCACCTGGTATCACGCCGCCAACCACAAGGCACAAGTGGAGGAGGCACTGAAAA GTACTGCTCACATGATAGAGGCTGATGTCCTTCTTCCAAGTGATGGATCAGAACATGGCCAACCAATCATGGCCCATCCTCCTGAAACACACAGTGATAATACTCTGCAGGAATGGCTGACTGAAGTCATGAAAAGCAATAAAGGCATCAAGCTGGATTTCAAGAG TCTGGCAGCTGTAGCACCATCCATGTTGCTCTTGGAAAATGTGAAGAGGCATCTGAAGCGTCCTGTGTGGATTAATGCTGATATTCTTCCTGGTCCAAATGGAAATAGCAGAGTAGTGGATGCAAAACCTTTTGTAGACACTGTGACATCTTTCTTTCCAGATGTGACATTTTCCCTTGGTTGGACAACAGGATGGCATCCTGAGAAAGTCAATGaag gttACAGTTGGACAATGGTAAAAGAGATGGAATATATATGTAGTGAACTAAATCAGCCTGTAACATTTCCTGTCAGAGCAGCATTAGTCAGGCAGTCTTGTTCTCAGTTACTTTGGCTATTAAGGAATTCAAACAG aTACAGCCTGACTGTTTGGACTGGAAAAAATGATAACTATTCCATTGATGATTTACTTTGCATTAGAAACCATTTCGACAGAAAGCAAGTTTTCTATGACATCTTGGAACCGCAGAATCATGAATTTAAACAAACCATTGGAATCAAAGTTAATCTCTAA
- the ANKRD34B gene encoding ankyrin repeat domain-containing protein 34B, with protein sequence MDEGAEISSEGNSLIKAVHQSRLRLTRLLLEGGAYINESNDRGETPLMIACKTKHVDPQSVSKAKMVKYLLENNADPNIQDKSGKTALMHACLEKAGPEVVSLLLKSGADLSLQDHSSYSALVYAINSEDKETLKVLLSACKAKGKEVIIITTAKSPSGRHTTQQYLNMPDIDGCPSPAACATPSEIDIKTASSPLSRSSETEMSLFGFKDLELSGSSDDTWDPGSPVRKPAVALTGPKLPQVPAWIKSPPSLMHLNRVASLQEELQDITPEEELSYKTNGLALSKRFITRHQSIDVKDTAHLLRAFDQASSRKMSYDEINYQSFFSEGNQQCTEIPVDEDPDPNQTLFASTLRSIVQKRNSGANHYSSDSQLSASLIPTTLEDGKALTGKKKILSPSPSLLSGSKELLENVPPGPLGRRNHAILERRGSGAFPLDHSITPIRPGFLPPLNVTPHHPISDVSVNKISSLLSCGQKVFMPTVPIFPKEFKSKKMLLRRQSLQTEQIKQLVNF encoded by the coding sequence ATGGATGAAGGTGCAGAAATTTCAAGTGAGGGAAACTCCCTGATTAAAGCAGTCCATCAGAGCCGGCTTCGCCTCACAAGACTCTTGCTAGAAGGTGGTGCCTACATCAATGAGAGTAATGACCGTGGGGAAACACCTTTAATGATCGCTTGTAAGACCAAACATGTTGATCCCCAGAGTGTCAGTAAAGCCAAAATGGTTAAATACCTGTTAGAAAACAATGCTGATCCCAACATACAGGACAAATCTGGGAAAACCGCTTTGATGCATGCTTGCTTAGAAAAAGCTGGTCCTGAAGTTGTTTCCTTGCTCCTAAAGAGTGGGGCGGATCTCAGCTTGCAAGACCATTCTAGTTACTCGGCCCTCGTGTATGCTATAAATTCAGAAGATAAAGAAACCCTGAAAGTTCTGCTTAGTGCTTGCAAGGCAAAGGGGAAAGAGGTCATTATCATAACGACAGCAAAATCGCCCTCTGGCAGGCACACTACCCAACAGTACTTAAATATGCCTGACATAGATGGGTGTCCTTCCCCAGCCGCCTGTGCCACTCCTtcagaaatagacataaaaacaGCCTCATCGCCACTTTCACGTTCTTCTGAAACTGAAATGTCACTTTTTGGCTTTAAAGATCTGGAGCTCTCAGGAAGCAGTGATGATACCTGGGACCCAGGCTCCCCTGTTAGGAAGCCTGCTGTGGCCCTTACTGGGCCCAAGCTACCCCAGGTTCCAGCCTGGATCAAGAGCCCCCCTTCATTAATGCACCTGAACAGAGTAGCCTCTTTGCAAGAGGAGCTCCAGGATATTACTCCAGAGGAAGAATTATCCTACAAAACCAATGGGCTGGCCCTTTCCAAGCGATTCATCACTAGGCACCAAAGTATTGATGTAAAAGACACGGCACATTTGCTAAGAGCCTTTGATCAGGCCAGCTCAAGAAAGATGTCATATGATGAAATAAATTAtcaatcatttttttcagaagGAAATCAGCAATGTACGGAAATCCCTGTTGACGAGGACCCAGACCCTAACCAGACCCTATTTGCTTCCACCTTAAGAAGTATAGTTCAGAAAAGAAATTCAGGGGCAAATCACTACAGCTCTGATTCCCAGCTCTCAGCTAGTCTAATCCCTACAACTTTAGAAGATGGCAAAGCACTTACAGGGAAGAAAAAGATACTCTCACCATCTCCTTCTTTGTTGTCAGGGTCCAAAGAATTGTTGGAGAATGTCCCCCCAGGCCCCCTGGGCAGGAGGAATCATGCCATTTTAGAAAGACGTGGTTCAGGAGCTTTCCCTTTAGATCACAGTATTACCCCAATCAGACCAGGGTTTCTGCCGCCCTTAAATGTGACTCCTCACCATCCCATCTCAGATGTCAGTGTCAACAAGATTTCCAGCCTTCTTTCTTGTGGTCAAAAAGTGTTTATGCCAACAGTTCCTATTTTCCCTAAAgaattcaaaagtaaaaaaatgttGTTAAGGAGACAATCATTGCAAACGGAACAAATTAAGCAGTTAGTAAATTTTTAA